Proteins encoded within one genomic window of Humulus lupulus chromosome 1, drHumLupu1.1, whole genome shotgun sequence:
- the LOC133780131 gene encoding uncharacterized protein LOC133780131, translating into MIISLIPKVDSPSKVVDYRLIACCNTLCKCISKMLCVRLAKVLPVIVNQNQGAFIQNRSLAHNILIFQDVFKGYSRKNVSPRCVIKMDLSNAYGSIDWYFLEDLLKAYCFPSRFIHWIMVCLKGTSYTLLMNGRLQGGFSGKKNLRQGDPISPLLFILVMEYLTRLLLQATQNKDFRFHPLCKRLNLVNLYFADDLILFCKGSHRSVQIIHVGFTKFSHDSGFVAKLNKSHIYLDGVTTDEKKRIIECVRIEKGSFPLKYLGVPLRPTKCKAEACGLIIKKLYSRLHTWSSRHLSFAGRAQFIHSALLGTSLSSWDQVCLPKNLGGIGFKEGSKWNKILLSKYVWAISSKQDLLWVKWIDVVYLKGRSFWEYRLIVDVSWYWRKLVKLRDVLPLDALEVSVIKDKLNLSLLYNLLIQREKISFDKVVWCKLAVSKHRFILWQSVHGHLITRDNLMLCQKVMHRISRWLGSAIWPSKYSYWLQWMVGRPKELLQRIVVAAIAAAIYYIWLN; encoded by the exons ATGATTATTTCCCTTATTCCTAAGGTTGATTCTCCCTCTAAAGTTGTTGATTATAGGTTGATTGCCTGCTGTAATACTCTGTGTAAATGTATTTCGAAAATGTTATGTGTGAGATTGGCTAAAGTTCTTCCAGTGATTGTTAATCAAAATCAAGGTGCGTTTATTCAGAACCGCTCATTAGCGCATAATATTCTCATATTTCAAGACGTTTTCAAAGGCTATTCTAGGAAAAATGTTTCGCCCCGTTGTGTGATCAAAATGGATCTTAGCAACGCTTATGGCTCTATTGATTGGTACTTTTTGGAGGATCTTTTGAAAGCTTATTGTTTTCCTAGTCGTTTTATTCATTGGATTATGGTGTGTTTGAAGGGCACCTCCTATACTCTGCTGATGAATGGAAGATTGCAAGGGGGTTTTAGTGGGAAGAAAAACTTAAGACAAGGAGACCCTATATCTCCTTTACTGTTTATTTTAGTCATGGAGTATCTTACTAGACTTCTTCTTCAGGCTACTCAAAACAAGGATTTCAGATTTCATCCTCTGTGCAAGCGTTTGAATCTTGTCAACTTATATTTTGCGGATGATCTCATCTTATTTTGCAAAGGTTCTCATCGGTCTGTTCAAATCATTCATGTTGGTTTTACTAAGTTCAGTCATGATTCTGGGTTTGTAGCTAAATTGAATAAATCCCATATTTACTTGGATGGAGTCACCACTGATGAGAAGAAGCGTATTATAGAGTGTGTCAGAATAGAGAAGGGGTCCTTTCCTTTAAAGTATTTGGGTGTGCCTCTTCGACCTACAAAATGCAAGGCAGAGGCTTGTGGCTTGATCATTAAAAAGCTTTATAGTCGGCTTCATACTTGGTCTAGTCGGCATCTGTCTTTTGCAGGGAGAGCTCAATTTATTCATTCTGCTTTGTTGG GAACTTCTTTATCTTCTTGGGATCAGGTGTGTTTACCTAAGAACTTGGGTGGAATTGGCTTTAAAGAAGGATCTAAATGGAATAAAATTTTGCTATCTAAGTATGTTTGGGCAATTtcatctaaacaagatttgtTGTGGGTTAAATGGATTGATGTTGTTTATCTCAAAGGGCGGAGTTTTTGGGAGTATAGATTAATAGTAGATGTaagttggtattggaggaagttaGTTAAGTTGAGAGATGTTTTACCTCTTGATGCTTTGGAGGTTTCGGTTATCAAAGACAAGCTAAATCTTAGTCTTCTGTACAATCTTTTGATTCAGCGGGAAAAGATTAGTTTTGATAAGGTTGTCTGGTGCAAGCTTGCTGTCTCGAAGCATAGGTTCATCTTATGGCAATCGGTTCATGGTCATTTGATTACTAGGGATAATCTGATGCTTTGTCAG AAGGTTATGCATCGGATCAGCAGGTGGTTAGGTTCAGCAATTTGGCCTTCTAAGTACTCATATTGGCTTCAGTGGATGGTTGGGAGACCCAAAGAGCTTTTGCAAAGGATAGTCGTTGCTGCCATTGCTGCTGCTATTTATTACATTTGGCTCAATTAG
- the LOC133812560 gene encoding protein DA1-related 1-like, which yields MGWLNKILKGSSHKTSRGHYHGTYEENHNSGDDFDKDDIELALTLSLSEQDYKGKKVADPESESESESELEEVECIAKLQTDEDEDEDEEPAEFMIPSEEDEEPAEVILPSDEDEDLARVLADKEELLSSVQLEEDEQLARAIQESLSMESPPRHDNGSMFHPSFLFSSGYRICAGCNAEIGNGRYLSCMNGVWHPECFRCHACNQPITDHEYSMSNNHPYHKSCYKERHHPRCDVCSSFIPTNSAGLIEYRAHPFWRQKYCPAHERDGTPRCCSCERMEPRDTKYLLLDDGRKLCLECLDSAIMDTHECQPLYLEIQDFYEGLNMKVEQQIPMLLVERQALNEAMEGEKNGHHHLPETRGLCLSEEQTVTTILKRPKIGAGYRIIDMITEPFKLVRRCEVTAILVLYGLPRLLTGSILAHEMMHAWLRLKGYPNLSPEVEEGICQVLGHMWLDSEMYSGLGNDVVAASSSTSSSSSSLPPPGSSSSKKGKRSDFEKKFGEFFKHQIESDSSTAYGEGFRKGNQAVLKYGLKSTLDHIRMTGSFPI from the exons ATGGGTTGGCTGAACAAAATTCTTAAAGGTTCTAGTCACAAAACCTCACGTGGGCACTATCATGGAACCTATGAAGAGAACCATAATTCAGGG GATGATTTTGACAAAGATGATATTGAACTTGCACTTACCCTATCCCTTTCGGAACAAGATTATAAAGGGAAAAAAGTAGCTG ATCCTGAATCTGAATCCGAATCCGAATCTGAACTCGAGGAAGTTGAATGTATTGCTAAACTTCAAACAgacgaagatgaagatgaagatgaagaacCTGCTGAGTTTATGATTCCATCAGAAGAAGATGAAGAACCTGCTGAGGTTATACTTCCATCAGATGAAGATGAAGACCTGGCTAGAGTGCTGGCAGACAAAGAAGAACTACTTTCAAGTGTTCAATTGGAGGAAGATGAACAGCTTGCCAGGGCTATTCAAGAAAGTCTGAGCATGGAGTCTCCTCCCCGTCATGACAATGGCAGCATGTTTCATCCTTCCTTCTTATTCTCATCTGGATACAG GATTTGTGCTGGCTGCAACGCTGAGATTGGCAATGGAAGGTATTTGAGTTGTATGAATGGTGTTTGGCATCCAGAATGCTTTCGCTGCCATGCTTGTAATCAGCCAATTACCGATCATGAG TATTCTATGTCTAACAATCACCCTTATCACAAATCCTGTTACAAGGAGAGGCATCATCCAAGATGTGATGTTTGCAGTAGCTTT ATACCAACCAACTCAGCAGGTTTGATTGAGTACAGGGCACATCCATTCTGGCGCCAAAAGTATTGTCCCGCTCATGAGCGTGATGGAACTCCTCGGTGTTGTAGCTGTGAAAGAATGGAG CCAAGGGACACAAAATATTTGTTACTTGATGATGGGCGGAAGCTGTGTCTGGAGTGTCTAGACTCTGCAATTATGGATACTCATGAATGCCAACCGCTTTATCTCGAGATACAAGACTTCTATGAAGGTTTGAATATGAAAGTGGAGCAGCAAATTCCAATGCTCTTAGTGGAGAGGCAAGCACTAAATGAGGCCATGGAGGGAGAAAAGAAT GGTCATCATCATTTGCCAGAGACTAGAGGTCTTTGCTTATCAGAAGAACAGACTGTTACCACA ATATTGAAGAGGCCAAAGATTGGAGCAGGCTACCGGATCATAGACATGATAACTGAGCCTTTTAAGCTGGTTCGTCGATGTGAAGTGACAGCAATTCTTGTTTTGTATGGCCTCCCTAG GTTGTTGACAGGGTCAATTTTGGCTCATGAGATGATGCATGCTTGGCTCAGACTTAAAG GTTATCCTAATCTAAGTCCAGAAGTTGAAGAAGGTATCTGCCAAGTCTTGGGACACATGTGGTTGGATTCTGAGATGTATTCGGGATTGGGAAATGATGTTGTTGCTGCCTCTTCATCAACATCGTCTTCCTCGTCCTCTTTACCTCCTCCTGGATCAAGTTCATCCAAGAAGGGGAAAAGATCAGACTTTGAGAAGAAATTTGGTGAATTTTTCAAACACCAGATTGAGTCGGATTCATCAACGGCATACGGCGAAGGGTTCAGGAAAGGTAACCAAGCAGTGCTCAAGTATGGCCTGAAGAGTACACTTGACCATATCCGGATGACTGGAAGCTTTCCAATTTGA